CGTCTCAACGGGAAGACTATGTCTTCGATATTGTCAGGCATTTTAATCTTAGTGTAGAGTTAATTGACGAACAAGCTCAACGATATGAACTGGCTGAATTAAACTTAATCGCTGGAAAAAAAGCTAAGTCTTGCACCGCAAATACGGCAGCCTTTGAGTACCTCAATATAGGCCTCAGTTTATTAGCAAATGATGCTTGGCAAGCCGAGTACGAACTGACGCTCAACTTGCATTTAGAAGCAACAGAAGCCAGTTATCTCAAGAGTGACTTTGAAAACATGGAGCGGTTAGGACAAATCGCGATCGATCGCGCCCGCACTCTCGTCGATCGGATTAAAGTTTACGAAACACAACTTCAGGCGTATTCAGTTCAGAACCGATTTATTGACGGTATTGACACAGGGTTACGATGCTTGAAGCTACTCGGAATAGATTTTCCCGATAATCCCGATCTGGCAGAAATTGGATCGTGGTTGGCACGAACTCAAGATGCTCTAGAACCATTTACCTCAGACGAATTACTCAATCGTTCTGAGATGAAGGAGCCACGAATACTATCAGCAATGCGGATTTTATCGCGCTTGATTCCGTTAAGTTATTTTGGTCGTCCGAGTTTATTTCCTCTCATTGCTTGTCAGGGAATACTGCTCTCATTAGAATATGGGAATACCATCGATACACCAGTATCCTACATCAACTATGCTTTGGTTTTATGCAATCCGGGTGTTGATAAGTTTCGGAAAGCTTACGAATATGGTAAAATCGCCCAGCAAATTATTGAGCAACAAAATAATACCCTCCGTCATGTTCTGGTATGTAATAACTTTTATGCTCATGTCTCGTTTTGGCGATCGCATTTTCGCGATGGTATATCCCCTCTAGGTGAAGCCTATCAAAAGGGCATAGAAGTTGGAGAGTTAGAGTATGCAACTTATGCACTAACTAACCGATTGCTCTTAGCTTATTGTTCCGGAATGGAACTCGATATCCTGAAATTGGATCTAGAGAAAGCGATTGATTTTTCTCGATCGATTCACTTTGAAGGGACAGGGATTTATACGGCTTGCATTTTACAGCTCGTTTTTAATTTAATTAGTAATGTAGACAATCCTTGTTCTTTGCAGGGGGATTTCTATGATGAACAAAGAGAAATTGAAAACTTCAAAAAGAGCAACAGTTTGGTAGGATTATCCGTTCACCATTTTAGTAAATTGCAACTGACTTATCTCTTTGGAAATATTGCAGAAGCTCAATATTTTGTTGCGGAAGCACAGACTTATTTAGATGCAGTTGGAGGCTATTTATTTTTACCCAATTTTGCCTTTTTAGGAGGTTTGACTTATCTGGCATCAGTGGAATTAGCAGAAGGTGTAGAGAAAGAAACCTATTGGCAATGCAGCGAACATTGGAGTACGCGTCTCAAAGCTTGGGCAGAAAATGCTCCCATGAACTACCAGCATAAATCGGATTTACTGGAGGCAGAACGGTATCGGCTTTTAGGAGAGCACTGGAGAGCGATGGAACTCTACGATCGCGCCATAGCCGGAGCCAAAGAAAATGGCTACATCCAAGAAGAAGCCCTAGCCAACGAACTCTTTGCTAAATTCTACCTCGACTGGGGCAAAGAAAACTATGCTGCCCTTCATATGCAAGAAGCCTACTATTGTTACGCCCGTTGGGGAGCAAAAGCTAAGACCAACCAACTCGAAACCAAATATCCCGAACTGCTTGCCTCGATTCTGCAACAGTCTCAGCTACAGTTATACAGCAGTCAAACTATCACGTCTAGCTTGACACAAACGACGAGTTTTAGCACCACCAGTGGCTTAATGCTTGACTGGACAACGGCGATGAAAGCGTCTCAGTTCCTATCGAGTGAAATCCACTTAGATAAGCTGGTCTCGGCCTTGATGAAAGCAGCCATGGAAAATGCCGGAGCAGATAGCGGAATTTTGCTACTGAAGCAACCGAAAAGTTGGCAGGTTGTCGCCCGATACTCGCAAGAAAATAGCAAATTTTATTCTCCGGAAATAACAGAAAAAGGCGCTCTGCCGACCAGCGTGATCAATAAAGTGAAACACACCAAAGAAGCAATTATCGTTAACAGTTGCCCTGACGATACTCAGTTTGCCGGCGATCTCTATCTACAACAAGAACAACCTCTAAGTTTTCTGTGCGCGCCCATCCTCAATCAAGGCAAGCTAATCGGTATTCTCTATTTGGAAAATCATCTAGCAGTGGGAGTTTTTACACAAAATCGCGTGGAATTGCTCAATATGCTCTGTTCCCAAGCGGCGATCTCTCTGGAAAATGCCCGCCTCTACGAACAGTCCCAAGACTATGCCCAGAAATTGGAACAATCCCTTGAAGAGCTGCAACAAGCGCAACTGCAACTGGTACAAAGCGAGAAAATGTCAGCTTTGGGAAATTTAGTCGCAGGAGTAGCCCACGAAATTAATAATCCCGTAGGATTTATTGCCGGAAACATAGACCCTGCTAGAGATTATGTGCAAGACTTGTTGGGATTAATTGACCTTTATCAGCAAGAATATCCAGAGCCAAAGGAAGCAATAGAAGAAGAAATAGAAGCGATAGATTTAGAGTTTCTCAGAGAAGACTTACCACAACTGATTTCTTCAATGCAAGAAGGAACGGATCGCATCCGTCACATTAGCACGTCTTTACGCACCTTCTCGCGCACAGATAAGGAGTATAAAGTGCCGTTTAACTTACATGAAGGTCTCGATAGCACATTGCTAATTCTCAAACATCGCCTGAAAGCTAACGAGGAGCGTCCGGCAATTGAAATTGTCAAAGACTATGGAGAGTTGCCAGAAGTGCAATGTTTTCCGGGGCAACTGAACCAAGTATTTATGAATTTGATGGCTAATGCCATTGATGCCTTAGATGAGGGCAACCAAGGATGCAGTTTTGACGAGATTGCTAATCAGATCAAGATTACCACCTCAGCAACGGTAGAAAAGGTGATTGTCACAATTGCCGATAATGGTACAGGGATGCCAGAAGAAGTGAGAGAACGGATCTTCGAGCAAGGATTTACAACTAAGGCAGTGGGTAAAGGTACGGGGTTAGGAATGGCGATCGCTCAATCAATTATCGCTCAAAAACATGGTGGTAAGATTACCTGTACGTCTCAATTGGGCAAAGGCACTCAGTTGGAGATCTCCATACCCATTGGGAACTAACCCGTCGATTCTAGAGTGTATACCATAGCCCAAAGATGAGATCGCGATCGCAGCTCAGTGGCGATCGCGATCAGACAATTGAAGCAAATACAATTATCTACCATTAGCATAAAAGAATAGCAAAAAAGCTCCAACCCAATGACCCCAACACTTCCCGGCTATCAAATTGGCTCAAAAATCTATGAAGGAGAGCGAACCCTAGTCTATCAAGGAACCCGCCTATCCGACTCCCTAAACGTCGTGATCAAATTATTACGCAACGCCTACCCCAGTTTTAGCGAACTGGTACAGTTCCGCAACCAGTATGCCATTTCTAAAAACCTGAACTCAACGGGCATTGTCGTACCCCTAAGCTTGGAGCGCTATGGCAATGGTTACGCCTTGATTATGGAAGATTTAGGAGCGATATCTCTAGACAAAGCCGTAGCAAAAGAGCAGTCCTTAGACCTAGGAAAATATTTAGATATCGCCATTCAACTTGCGGATACCCTACAAGAACTCGATTGCCAGCGAGTCATCCACAAAGATATTAAACCCGCAAATATTCTCATTCAACCCAAAACGCAACAGGTTAAATTAATTGATTTCAGCATAGCATCCCTACTCCCTCGTGAAGCCAAAGAAGTAAAAAACTTCAACGTTTTAGAAGGAACTTTAGCCTATATCGCTCCAGAACAAACCGGTCGAATGAATCGAGGCATCGACTACCGTAGCGACTTCTATTCTTTAGGAGTAACCTTATACCAACTGCTCACCGGAATCTTACCCTTTGCGAGTAACGATCCAATGGAGTTGGTACATTGCCATATTTCACAACAGCCCATACCGCCAGCAGACGTAATAAACAACTCATCAAATCTTGAAATCCCGTCCGTGGTTTCAGATATGGTAATGAAACTGATGGCTAAAAATGCAGAAGAGCGATACCAGAGTGCATTGGGATTAAAATTTGACCTAGAACACTGTCTCAAACAATGGCAAGAAACGAGGAAAATAGAACCCTTTGAGTTAGCCACACGGGACATAGCCGGACGCTTCCTGATTCCTGAAAAACTCTATGGACGAGAAACCGAAGTCGAGACCTTACTAGCCGCATTTGAGCGAGTCGCCCAATCTCCCCTCACAACCGACTCTTTACAACCCACTCCCCATGCTGAAATGATGCTAGTGGCTGGCTTTTCCGGCATCGGTAAAACCGCCGTCGTCAACGAAATTCACAAGCCAATCGTGCGAGAACGGGGCTATTTTATCAAAGGAAAATTTGACCAGTTTCAACGCAATATTCCCTTTAGTGCTTTAGTCATCGCCTTCCGGGATTTAATGGAGCAGTTATTAGCCGAATCAGATGCTCAGTTAGCTCAGTGGCAGACCAAGATTCTTGCTGCCTTAGGCGAAAATGGGCAAGTGATGATTGACGTGATTCCTGAATTAGAGTCAATCATTGGACAACAGCCGCAAGTCGCCAAACTCTCCGGCAATGCGGCCCAAAATCGATTCAATCTCTTGTTTGAGAAATTCATTCAAGTGTTTGCCACCAAAGAGCATCCCTTAGTCCTTTTTATTGACGATCTCCAGTGGGCAGATTCAGCCTCTTTGAACTTAATGCAACTGCTCATGAGCCAAAGCGATACTGGTTATTGGTTCTTCTCGGAGCTTATCGGGATAACGAGGTATCACCCGCCCACCCCCTGATACTAACTCTAAAAGAATTGGGTAAATTGGGAGCGACGATTCATACGATAACCCTCGAACCTTTAATGAAAGCCGATCTCAATCGTTTGGTCGCAGACACCCTGAGCTGTACTCAAGAAATAGCTCAACCTTTAACGGAATTAGTTTATCAAAAAACCAAGGGAAATCCCTTTTTTGCTACTCAGTTTCTCAAGGGATTGCATGAAGATGGTTGGATTGTTTTCGATCGCGATCTCGGCTATTGGCACTGCGACTTGACAACAGTGCAGCAGTTGGCACTAACCGATGATGTCGTAGAGTTTATGGCCACTCGGCTGCATAAGTTACCGGAAGAAACCCAGGAGATTTTGAAGTTAGCTGCTTGCATTGGCAATCAGTTTGACTTAGAGACTTTGGCCATTGTCAGCGAACTCGAGCAGATTGAAGCGGCTGATTCTTTGTGGAAGGCGCTACAAGAGGGATTGGTTCTACCCCTAAGCCAGACCTATCAGTTTTTCCAACGCAATGAGGTGGAGGAAAAAGTACAAGTATCAGAAACATTAGTGAGCTACAAATTTTTACACGATCGCGTCCAACAGGCAGCCTATTCCTTAATTCCTCAAAATCAAAAACAGGTCACGCATCTCAATATTGGGCGCTCTTTGGTCAATAAAATCCCCAAAAATGAATGGGAAGAAAGGATTTTTGATTTCATCGACCACTTGAATTTAGGGGTCTCCTTAATAGATCGACAACCCGAACGGGAACAATTAATTCAGTTAAACTTGATGGCAGGATGTAAGGCTAAATCCACAACCGCCTATTCTGTGGCTCTTTCTTATTTAACTAGAGCGATCGAATTGCTCCCCGATCGCTGTTGGGATCTTCACTATGACTTGACCCTCAACATTTATGAAAATGCAGCAGAAGCGGCTTATCTGAGTCGTGAATTTGAACAACAACAAGAATTCACCCAAATCGTTCTCCATCGTTGCGATCGCATTCTCGATCGGATCAAAGTTTATCAAGTGGAGATTGAGAGTAAGATTGCTCAAATCCAAAAATTAGAAGCCATTCAATTAGGTTTAGACGTTCTGCAAAACTTAGGAATTGACTTCCCGGCAGAACCCACGCCCGAACTGATTCAGCAAGCCCTAACCGATACCCAATCACTTTTAGCTGATATCGACATTCAAACCTTAGCCGACTTGCCCCCCATGACCGATGAAAAAAGTTTGGCTGCTTTGAAAATCATGGTCAGTATTGTCCCAGCAATTGCCCAATCTTCTCCCGCCTATTTTCCCCTAATTACCTGTGAAGAAATTCGGTTATCAATTCAATATGGTGATTCCCCCTTCG
This region of Roseofilum reptotaenium CS-1145 genomic DNA includes:
- a CDS encoding trifunctional serine/threonine-protein kinase/ATP-binding protein/sensor histidine kinase, coding for MTTLPGYQLGPCLYEGPHTLVHQGMRLGDSTSVIVKILRSAHPSFSQLVQFRNQYAIARHLQHAHIVTPVALERYGNGYALIMPDSGAIALSDYWQQFSPNLEQFLAIAQQLADALHYLSQEQIIHKDIKPANILIHPETQQVQLIDFSISTLLPKESQTIQTANTLEGTLAYLSPEQTGRMNRGIDYRSDFYSLGITFYELLTGTVPFVSDDPLELIHAHIAQNPKPIDREDIPQVLRNLIFKLIAKNAEQRYQSALGLKWDLEKCLEQYRETGTIERFELAQHDRCDRFIIPEKLYGREPEVQTLLEAFERVAEGNCEIVLVAGFSGIGKTAVVNEVHKPIVRQRGYFIKGKFDQFNRNIPLSAFVIAFRDLMGQLLGESDAQLQEWKGKILAAVGESGQVLIDVIPELKCIIGAQPPVPELSGNAAQNRFNLLFEKFIAVFTTQEHPLTLFLDDLQWADSASLNLLKVLIGESRTGYLLLLGAYRDNEVFPTHPLMLCLGELEKQQTTISTITLASLSVSHINQLVAKTLSCSVELAAPLTDLIYQKTKGNPFFTTQFLQGLHEEGLIAFNDSLGYWECDLVKVREACLTSDVVEFMAGRLHKLPEATQNILKLAACIGNQFDLETLAIICEKRSEEVAANLWSALREGLVLPQSEAYKFFQGWENEEKQIADVAVGYRFLHDRVQQAAYSLIPENKKVRTHFNIGQLLLKTIDPSQREDYVFDIVRHFNLSVELIDEQAQRYELAELNLIAGKKAKSCTANTAAFEYLNIGLSLLANDAWQAEYELTLNLHLEATEASYLKSDFENMERLGQIAIDRARTLVDRIKVYETQLQAYSVQNRFIDGIDTGLRCLKLLGIDFPDNPDLAEIGSWLARTQDALEPFTSDELLNRSEMKEPRILSAMRILSRLIPLSYFGRPSLFPLIACQGILLSLEYGNTIDTPVSYINYALVLCNPGVDKFRKAYEYGKIAQQIIEQQNNTLRHVLVCNNFYAHVSFWRSHFRDGISPLGEAYQKGIEVGELEYATYALTNRLLLAYCSGMELDILKLDLEKAIDFSRSIHFEGTGIYTACILQLVFNLISNVDNPCSLQGDFYDEQREIENFKKSNSLVGLSVHHFSKLQLTYLFGNIAEAQYFVAEAQTYLDAVGGYLFLPNFAFLGGLTYLASVELAEGVEKETYWQCSEHWSTRLKAWAENAPMNYQHKSDLLEAERYRLLGEHWRAMELYDRAIAGAKENGYIQEEALANELFAKFYLDWGKENYAALHMQEAYYCYARWGAKAKTNQLETKYPELLASILQQSQLQLYSSQTITSSLTQTTSFSTTSGLMLDWTTAMKASQFLSSEIHLDKLVSALMKAAMENAGADSGILLLKQPKSWQVVARYSQENSKFYSPEITEKGALPTSVINKVKHTKEAIIVNSCPDDTQFAGDLYLQQEQPLSFLCAPILNQGKLIGILYLENHLAVGVFTQNRVELLNMLCSQAAISLENARLYEQSQDYAQKLEQSLEELQQAQLQLVQSEKMSALGNLVAGVAHEINNPVGFIAGNIDPARDYVQDLLGLIDLYQQEYPEPKEAIEEEIEAIDLEFLREDLPQLISSMQEGTDRIRHISTSLRTFSRTDKEYKVPFNLHEGLDSTLLILKHRLKANEERPAIEIVKDYGELPEVQCFPGQLNQVFMNLMANAIDALDEGNQGCSFDEIANQIKITTSATVEKVIVTIADNGTGMPEEVRERIFEQGFTTKAVGKGTGLGMAIAQSIIAQKHGGKITCTSQLGKGTQLEISIPIGN